A genomic stretch from Microbacterium proteolyticum includes:
- a CDS encoding ADP-ribosyltransferase yields the protein MNAQQIRLWEAERACANRIRALYGADALRAAQSENDSLGYGISEIPEGTEMPWGADVERTEGCAEAAATFVVKDFLWEGIVVGGIWGTVEGLGTLVLGYNPATGEFFSTDAYGAAWGNLGTLAGGLLMNVMPPLSLLVAADDAAQMFGGQVLPQELRDFKDSSREAWLNTGKALIAWDKWADDPGTAAGEAVFNVGTILIPAGAAVTGVKTASTAASVVAKAARVVDFVDPGALAMNGALRLGGAGIGGLDNIIGRLGSNTSDGLHLHTPDMPLVADDAASALRALDDAGVDLNSITARIDDGVPVYEFPPTDAIPSGRIEMPAGSFDGIRGGDLPARTDVSGRSDGGADAGVAAPVREPELVAAGGVRGETGPGAVNSIVEDAPVRTETGGAGESTIVREPSTETSGGSGHGGGEGGSATGGGGHGGSDTGDGGNGAGRGDGGEDAGRRDDGIDVGRGDHGEGFGGDDPKDNLHVPPHTGLDAPPPHTGADAPPLPLEKLATINDEFRLPSGEVDPARMDKWAAAVSEAYPALTPEQVKAIYWYTTDEGFEAINPYLRNYGDAPADIDLLESRVRDLTQGLANLPGEAIPGRFFSRGITFSPDLLDQFIPGDHWSDASFMSTTTNPFIAQEFADLALGQGKTPGIITIDGVTPSSVSPLSRYAGEAEFLYQRSTKFEVLSKFQDAVGVWHIHMREVRN from the coding sequence GTGAACGCACAGCAGATCAGACTGTGGGAGGCCGAACGCGCCTGCGCCAACCGCATCCGCGCCCTGTACGGTGCTGATGCGCTGCGTGCCGCCCAGTCGGAGAACGACTCGCTGGGCTACGGCATCTCCGAGATCCCCGAGGGCACCGAGATGCCGTGGGGAGCCGACGTCGAGCGCACCGAGGGATGCGCGGAGGCGGCCGCCACCTTCGTCGTCAAGGACTTCCTCTGGGAGGGCATTGTCGTCGGCGGCATCTGGGGCACGGTCGAGGGCCTCGGCACGCTGGTCCTCGGCTACAACCCGGCGACGGGCGAGTTCTTCTCCACCGACGCGTACGGCGCCGCGTGGGGCAACCTCGGCACGCTCGCCGGCGGCCTGTTGATGAACGTGATGCCGCCGCTGAGCCTGCTGGTGGCAGCCGACGATGCGGCGCAGATGTTCGGCGGTCAGGTGCTGCCCCAGGAGCTCCGCGACTTCAAAGACTCATCCCGCGAGGCATGGCTGAACACGGGCAAGGCGCTCATCGCATGGGACAAGTGGGCCGACGACCCCGGCACCGCAGCGGGAGAGGCAGTCTTCAACGTTGGCACGATCCTCATCCCCGCGGGTGCTGCCGTGACCGGTGTGAAGACCGCGTCGACCGCAGCCTCGGTCGTGGCGAAGGCGGCGCGAGTGGTCGACTTCGTCGACCCCGGTGCGCTCGCAATGAACGGTGCCCTCCGCCTGGGCGGCGCCGGCATCGGCGGCCTCGACAACATCATCGGCCGCCTCGGTTCGAACACCAGCGACGGCTTGCACCTCCACACTCCCGACATGCCTCTCGTCGCTGACGATGCGGCCTCGGCGCTGCGCGCCCTCGACGACGCCGGCGTCGACCTCAACAGCATCACGGCGCGCATCGACGACGGCGTTCCGGTGTACGAGTTCCCGCCGACGGATGCCATCCCCTCGGGCCGCATCGAAATGCCCGCGGGCTCCTTCGACGGCATCCGCGGTGGTGACCTGCCAGCGCGTACCGACGTTTCGGGTCGAAGCGATGGCGGAGCGGATGCCGGTGTCGCGGCACCCGTGCGCGAGCCCGAGCTCGTCGCCGCCGGCGGCGTCCGCGGCGAGACCGGCCCCGGTGCGGTGAACTCGATCGTCGAGGATGCCCCGGTGCGCACCGAAACCGGCGGAGCGGGCGAGTCGACGATCGTGCGCGAGCCCTCGACCGAGACCAGCGGCGGCAGCGGCCACGGTGGCGGCGAAGGTGGCTCCGCCACGGGTGGGGGTGGCCACGGTGGCTCGGACACCGGTGACGGAGGCAATGGCGCGGGTCGCGGCGACGGTGGCGAGGACGCCGGGCGACGGGACGATGGCATCGACGTAGGCCGTGGAGACCACGGGGAGGGCTTCGGCGGCGATGATCCGAAGGACAACCTGCACGTCCCGCCGCACACGGGTCTCGACGCTCCACCACCTCACACAGGTGCGGATGCCCCGCCGCTACCTCTCGAAAAGCTCGCTACCATCAACGACGAGTTCCGTCTTCCCTCCGGGGAAGTGGACCCAGCACGGATGGACAAGTGGGCCGCCGCTGTGTCGGAGGCGTACCCGGCGCTCACCCCGGAGCAGGTCAAGGCCATCTATTGGTACACCACGGACGAGGGCTTCGAGGCGATCAACCCCTACCTGAGAAACTACGGTGACGCGCCCGCGGACATCGATCTCCTCGAAAGCCGAGTAAGGGACTTGACACAGGGACTCGCAAATTTGCCCGGCGAGGCGATTCCCGGCCGTTTCTTCTCTCGCGGAATAACATTCAGCCCCGATCTCCTCGACCAGTTCATCCCGGGCGACCACTGGAGTGATGCATCTTTCATGAGCACAACTACGAACCCCTTCATCGCTCAAGAATTCGCCGACTTGGCGCTGGGACAGGGCAAGACACCAGGAATCATCACAATCGACGGAGTAACGCCGTCGTCGGTGTCTCCTCTGTCTCGATACGCTGGAGAAGCGGAATTCCTCTATCAGAGGAGCACAAAATTCGAAGTTCTCAGTAAATTTCAGGACGCCGTGGGCGTCTGGCACATTCACATGCGGGAGGTGAGAAATTGA
- a CDS encoding DUF6507 family protein, with translation MTAWRIEPSGVSAVLQQVNVEAEALGTALNALSPALEGAVTATQSGAISEAVQAYFQQEEGPRIQGISTRIGAAARGVVTATEAYIAGDMEMVANAQSAAVSAVYPPALPRGVM, from the coding sequence ATGACAGCGTGGCGTATTGAGCCGTCGGGTGTCTCAGCGGTGCTGCAGCAGGTGAATGTCGAAGCCGAGGCACTCGGCACGGCACTCAACGCGCTGAGCCCCGCGCTCGAGGGAGCGGTGACGGCGACGCAGTCGGGTGCGATCTCGGAGGCCGTGCAGGCGTACTTCCAGCAGGAGGAGGGGCCGCGCATCCAGGGCATCAGCACCCGGATCGGTGCCGCGGCGCGGGGCGTCGTCACCGCCACTGAGGCCTACATCGCAGGTGACATGGAGATGGTCGCGAACGCACAGTCGGCCGCCGTGTCAGCCGTGTACCCGCCCGCACTCCCGCGTGGGGTCATGTGA
- a CDS encoding pore-forming ESAT-6 family protein — protein MVNQGDRRDYSIAASQNAQDNFNRVASLLESLIDQRDRDVQAAMADYSADGVSEDYRAKELRWKNAAAEVRGIIQTLRSSLERNDESAQTALSKARAAVESIG, from the coding sequence ATGGTGAACCAAGGAGATCGTCGCGACTACTCGATCGCGGCGTCGCAGAACGCACAAGACAACTTCAACCGCGTCGCTTCGCTGCTGGAGTCGCTCATCGACCAGCGCGACCGCGACGTGCAGGCGGCGATGGCCGACTACTCCGCCGACGGCGTGTCCGAGGACTACCGCGCGAAGGAACTGCGCTGGAAGAACGCCGCCGCCGAGGTGCGCGGCATCATTCAGACGCTGCGTTCGTCGCTCGAGCGCAACGACGAGTCGGCCCAGACCGCGCTGAGCAAGGCTCGCGCGGCCGTGGAGTCGATCGGCTGA